A single Rattus norvegicus strain BN/NHsdMcwi chromosome 5, GRCr8, whole genome shotgun sequence DNA region contains:
- the LOC120102832 gene encoding RNA-binding protein 12B-A-like, which yields MAVVIRLQGLPFIAGPVDIRHFFKGLTIPDGGVHVIGGKAGEAFIIFATDEDARRAISRSGGFIKDSSVELFLSSKVEMQKTIDMKRSARVGRGRPGPEASGVGNMYHFIDALKEEERYSGYGSAVNPDAGFHINGTGLDLRPRKTRPLKAENPYLFLRGLPYLVNEDDVRVFFSGLCVDGVILLKHHDGRNNGDAIVKFASCVDASGGLKCHRSFMGSRFIEVMQGSEQQWIEFGGTASKGGDTLHKRSEEHSPSRRLNDRYFWKRSRSKSPRTRSRSPLGFYVHLRNLSLHTNKRDLRYLFRDTDLSNDQIKFLYKDDRRTRYAFVMFKNQKDYNTALGLHKTVLQYRPVLIDPISRKEMVKIIECYEKKRPESLEEERPGRVSQKYSEEGFPGSGQKLCIYIRNLPFDVTKGEVQKFFADFSLVEDDIYLLSDDKGIGLGEALVRFKSEEQAMKAERLNRQRFLGTEVLLRLISEEQMQEFGVNFSWMSNEKTQACSRSHDGDDCSCLFDLKDPLATGQSFGQSESIRYQPKDFRKMGHFKHPRGYFQQSDRHSPEDFRHSPEDFGHPREEHSRRSREEDWRRPLEDWKWPLEDDFRQSREKDCRQLPEKDFRCPWEEDFRRPSQEHFRRSYQEHIRQPPHEHFRYSREEDSRHVADEDFRYPADEDFRTSQEDLRCPTDEDFRQVCLEDHREVPEGDLRRSDKFRLPGEDFWTSSDFRGHHPFVNFGHLEGGKFDFGKYNIGCFSEGKVASDLNLNCRSGGIIRVMISNLPFKANANEILDFFHGYKVIPDSVSIQYNEEGLPLGEAIVAMTNYNEALAAVKDLSGRPVGPRKVKLSLL from the coding sequence taatttttgccACGGATGAAGACGCAAGACGTGCCATAAGTCGCTCAGGAGGGTTTATCAAGGATTCGTCTGTAGAGCTTTTTCTGAGTAGCAAGGTAGAAATGCAGAAGACCATAGACATGAAAAGAAGTGCTCGTGTAGGAAGAGGGCGACCAGGACCTGAGGCCTCAGGGGTTGGCAACATGTATCATTTTATCGATGCTCTGAAGGAAGAGGAACGTTATTCTGGATATGGCTCTGCAGTTAATCCAGATGCTGGGTTTCATATAAATGGTACAGGACTTGACTTGAGGCCAAGAAAGACCAGGCCACTGAAGGCTGAGAATCCTTACTTGTTCCTTCGAGGTTTGCCTTACTTAGTAAATGAAGATGATGTCCGTGTCTTTTTCTCTGGTTTGTGTGTAGATGGAGTAATTCTCTTAAAACACCATGATGGGCGAAATAATGGCGATGCTATAGTAAAATTTGCTTCATGTGTTGATGCTTCAGGAGGTCTTAAATGCCATAGAAGTTTCATGGGTTCCAGATTTATAGAAGTCATGCAGGGTTCAGAACAACAGTGGATTGAATTTGGTGGTACTGCAAGCAAGGGCGGTGACACCCTGCATAAGAGATCTGAAGAACATTCTCCTTCAAGGAGGTTAAATGACAGGTACTTTTGGAAACGGTCTCGTTCAAAGTCTCCCAGAACACGTTCTCGCTCTCCTCTTGGATTTTATGTTCACTTAAGAAATCTGTCCTTACATACTAACAAAAGAGATCTAAGGTATCTCTTTAGAGATACTGACCTGAGTAACGACCAGATTAAGTTTTTATATAAAGATGATCGAAGAACGCGGTATGCCTTTGTGATGTTCAAGAATCAAAAAGACTATAACACTGCCCTGGGTTTGCATAAGACTGTTTTACAATATCGTCCAGTTCTTATCGATCCAATTTCTAGAAAGGAAATGGTGAAAATCATTGAATGCTATGAAAAGAAGAGACCAGAGTCTTTGGAGGAAGAGAGGCCAGGACGTGTTTCACAAAAGTACTCTGAAGAAGGCTTCCCTGGCTCTGGTCAGAAGCTGTGCATATATATAAGAAATTTACCATTTGATGTTACAAAAGGTGAAGTGCAGAAGTTCTTTGCAGACTTTTCTCTTGTTGAGGATGACATTTATTTGCTTTCTGATGACAAGGGAATTGGTTTGGGAGAAGCACTGGTGAGATTTAAATCGGAAGAGCAGGCCATGAAAGCTGAACGTTTGAACCGGCAGAGATTCTTGGGGACAGAGGTGTTGTTAAGACTTATATCTGAGGAACAAATGCAGGAGTTTGGTGTAAATTTTTCCTGGATGTCAAATGAGAAGACACAAGCCTGCTCCCGGTCACATGATGGAGATGACTGTTCCTGTCTGTTTGACTTAAAAGATCCACTGGCAACAGGCCAGTCCTTTGGCCAGTCTGAAAGCATTCGTTATCAGCCAAAAGACTTCAGGAAAATGGGTCATTTCAAGCATCCCCGAGGGTATTTCCAGCAGTCTGACAGGCACTCTCCTGAGGACTTCAGGCACTCTCCTGAAGACTTTGGACACCCCAGGGAGGAACATAGCAGGCGCTCTAGGGAGGAAGACTGGAGACGGCCCCTTGAGGATTGGAAATGGCCACTGGAAGATGATTTTAGGCAGTCTCGTGAAAAAGATTGTAGGCAGCTACCAGAGAAGGATTTCAGATGCCCTTGGGAAGAAGACTTCCGACGGCCATCTCAGGAGCACTTCAGGCGTTCATATCAGGAGCACATTAGACAGCCACCCCATGAACATTTCAGATATTCCCGAGAGGAAGATTCCAGGCATGTGGCAGATGAAGATTTTAGGTACCCTGCTGATGAGGACTTCAGGACCTCCCAAGAAGATTTGAGATGTCCCACTGATGAGGACTTTAGGCAGGTGTGTCTGGAAGACCACAGGGAAGTTCCTGAGGGGGATCTTAGACGTTCTGATAAGTTTAGACTTCCTGGAGAGGATTTTTGGACCTCATCTGATTTCAGAGGTCACCATCCTTTTGTGAACTTTGGTCACCTAGAAGGTGGCAAATTTGATTTTGGAAAGTATAACATAGGATGTTTTTCAGAGGGAAAAGTTGCATCTGATCTAAATTTAAACTGTAGGTCAGGTGGAATAATTCGTGTCATGATCTCGAATCTTCCGTTCAAAGCCAATGCTAATGAAATTCTAGACTTTTTCCATGGTTATAAAGTCATACCTGATTCAGTTTCAATACAATATAATGAGGAAGGATTACCTTTAGGAGAAGCTATTGTTGCTATGACAAATTATAATGAAGCTCTAGCTGCTGTTAAAGATCTAAGTGGTAGACCAGTTGGTCCCCGCAAGGTTAAGCTCAGTTTGCTTTAG